A region of Plantactinospora sp. BC1 DNA encodes the following proteins:
- a CDS encoding electron transfer flavoprotein subunit alpha/FixB family protein, translated as MTEVLVVVEATREFGVKKVTLELLTLARELGTPAAVVLGGPGAAAALGDRLGEYGAEKIYAAEHEEIDGHLVAPKATVLAELVRRVQPAAVLLASSQEGKEIAARLAVKLDNGILTDVVGLAADGTATQVAFAGSTIVTSKVTRGLPLVTLRPNSVTPSPAAATPTVEQLDVTLGETDKLARVVERVAEQKGSRPELTEASVVVSGGRGVGNADNFKLVEELADLLGGAVGASRAAVDSGFYPHQFQVGQTGKTVSPQLYVALGISGAIQHRAGMQTSKTIVAVNKDAEAPIFELADFGVVGDLFKVVPQAAEEIRKRR; from the coding sequence ATGACCGAGGTTCTCGTCGTCGTCGAGGCGACCCGCGAGTTCGGCGTCAAGAAGGTCACGCTCGAACTGCTCACCCTCGCCCGCGAGCTGGGTACGCCGGCAGCGGTGGTGCTCGGCGGTCCCGGCGCCGCCGCCGCGCTCGGCGACAGGCTGGGCGAGTACGGCGCGGAGAAGATCTACGCGGCCGAGCACGAGGAGATCGACGGCCACCTGGTGGCGCCGAAGGCGACCGTACTGGCCGAGCTGGTCCGTCGGGTGCAGCCGGCCGCCGTGCTGCTCGCCTCCAGCCAGGAGGGGAAGGAGATCGCCGCCCGGCTGGCGGTCAAGCTGGACAACGGCATCCTCACCGACGTGGTCGGACTCGCCGCCGACGGCACCGCCACCCAGGTCGCCTTCGCCGGCTCGACCATCGTCACCTCGAAGGTGACCCGCGGCCTGCCGCTGGTGACCCTGCGGCCGAACTCGGTCACCCCGAGCCCGGCCGCCGCCACCCCCACCGTCGAGCAGCTCGACGTCACGCTCGGCGAGACCGACAAGCTCGCCCGGGTGGTCGAGCGGGTCGCCGAGCAGAAGGGCAGCCGGCCGGAGCTGACCGAGGCGTCGGTGGTGGTCTCCGGCGGTCGCGGCGTCGGCAACGCCGACAACTTCAAGCTGGTCGAGGAGCTGGCCGACCTGCTCGGCGGCGCGGTGGGCGCCTCCCGGGCCGCCGTCGACTCCGGCTTCTATCCGCACCAGTTCCAGGTGGGGCAGACCGGCAAGACCGTCTCGCCGCAGCTCTACGTGGCGCTCGGCATCTCCGGTGCGATCCAGCACCGGGCCGGCATGCAGACCTCGAAGACGATCGTCGCGGTGAACAAGGACGCCGAGGCGCCGATCTTCGAGCTGGCCGACTTCGGCGTGGTCGGCGACCTGTTCAAGGTCGTACCGCAGGCGGCCGAAGAGATCCGCAAGCGACGATAG
- a CDS encoding electron transfer flavoprotein subunit beta/FixA family protein, with product MNIVVLVKQVPDSGADRNLRSDDNTVDRGSANNVINEMDEYAIEEALRIKEAQGGEVTVLTMGPEKAAESIRKALSMGPDKAVHVLDDALHGSCAVATSKVLAAALGQLGADLVLCGAESTDGRVQVMPHMLAERLGIAALTGARKLTVEGGNLTVERQTEEGYEVVAAATPAVVSVWDTINEPRYPSFKGIMAAKKKPVQTLSLADLGIAADEVGFAGATSTVLDHSRRPERSGGERITDDGTGGTKLVEFLATEKFV from the coding sequence ATGAACATCGTCGTACTCGTCAAGCAGGTGCCCGACTCGGGCGCGGACCGCAACCTGCGCAGTGACGACAACACCGTCGACCGGGGGTCGGCAAACAACGTCATCAACGAGATGGACGAGTACGCCATCGAGGAGGCGTTGCGGATCAAGGAGGCGCAGGGCGGCGAGGTGACCGTGCTGACCATGGGTCCGGAGAAGGCCGCCGAGTCGATCCGCAAGGCGCTGTCGATGGGACCGGACAAGGCCGTGCACGTCCTCGACGACGCCCTGCACGGCTCCTGCGCGGTGGCCACCTCCAAGGTGCTCGCCGCCGCCCTCGGCCAGCTCGGCGCCGACCTGGTGCTCTGCGGCGCCGAGTCCACCGACGGCCGGGTGCAGGTCATGCCGCACATGCTCGCCGAGCGGCTCGGCATCGCCGCGCTGACCGGCGCCCGCAAGCTGACCGTGGAGGGCGGCAACCTCACGGTGGAGCGGCAGACCGAGGAGGGCTACGAGGTGGTCGCCGCCGCGACCCCGGCCGTGGTCTCGGTCTGGGACACCATCAACGAGCCGCGCTACCCCTCCTTCAAGGGCATCATGGCGGCGAAGAAGAAGCCGGTGCAGACGCTCTCCCTGGCCGACCTGGGCATCGCCGCCGACGAGGTCGGCTTCGCCGGCGCCACCAGTACGGTGCTCGACCACAGCCGCCGCCCCGAGCGGTCCGGCGGCGAGCGGATCACCGACGACGGCACCGGCGGCACGAAGCTGGTCGAGTTCCTCGCCACCGAGAAGTTCGTCTGA